One window from the genome of Mastacembelus armatus chromosome 18, fMasArm1.2, whole genome shotgun sequence encodes:
- the LOC113125367 gene encoding programmed cell death 1 ligand 1-like, whose amino-acid sequence MTSQKDYGKCLVSQEEFEKNEGIKAKVGSDVILPCVPKFSINSNDDNLYWSKDGGEIFVIRNEHPHIANSSYNNRLRVHIEEFKKGNASLKLSGVTEEDGGVYCCCIRLNNEEIKCADVTLELKSKDPETHTGEGVPVEHVAVLVAGYLVVAVLVVAYFRCRPYQPGTDPTSSPTTVNTIDVTESSIIKDGKTKIIFGGGAGFVVFIVATFAVTVVVVLVIYYRKKFRDQTRKTPRKWSL is encoded by the exons ATGACCA GCCAGAAGGATTATGGGAAATGTCTTGTCTCTCAGGAAGAGTTTGAGAAGAATGAAGGAATAAAGGCAAAAGTTGGCAGTGATGTTATTCTCCCATGTGTCCCAAAGTTTAGTATCAATTCAAATGATGATAACCTGTACTGGAGCAAAGATGGAGGAGAAATATTTGTCATCAGGAATGAACATCCTCACATTGCAAATTCCAGCTACAACAACAGGCTGAGGGTTCACATTGAAGAGTTTAAAAAAGGAAACGCTTCTCTGAAACTCTCTGGAGTGActgaggaagatggaggagtCTACTGTTGCTGTATTCGTCTGAACAATGAGGAAATAAAATGCGCTGATGTGACTCTTG aGCTGAAGAGTAAAgacccagaaacacacacag GTGAAGGTGTACCAGTGGAACATGTTGCTGTTCTTGTAGCTGGTTATCTTGTAGTTGCTGTTCTTGTTGTTGCATATTTCAGATGTCGCCCAT ACCAGCCAGGGACTGATCCCACATCCAGCCCGACTACAGTTAACACGATCGACGTGACAGAATCCA GCATCATCAAAGATGGGAAAACAAAGATAATTTTTGGTGGAGGTGCAGGTTTTGTCGTCTTCATCGTCGCCACCTTCGCTGTCACCGTTGTTGTCGTCCTCGTCATCTACTACAGAAAGAAATTCAGAGACCAGACCAGGAAAACGCCAAGGAAATGGTCCCTCTGA